From a single Mus caroli chromosome X, CAROLI_EIJ_v1.1, whole genome shotgun sequence genomic region:
- the Rbmx2 gene encoding RNA-binding motif protein, X-linked 2: MNPLTKVKLINELNEREVQLGVAEKVSWHSEYKHSAWIFVGGLPYELTEGDIICVFSQYGEIVNINLVRDKKTGKSKGFCFLCYEDQRSTVLAVDNFNGIKIKGRTIRVDHVSNYRAPQESEDVDDVTRELQEKGCGVKTPPSSPPEVSEDEDAKLTKKHKKDKKEKKKRKKEKEKTERQVQAEQPSCSRSTTVKEKDEHASRKHSSKTSERAQKSEHRESKKSHSGSPDGRSSYHARAEDPECKARKEKPKHEHKSASRREAEEKSRERERGRSSGTHSSRHRGHSDGRSHRSRSRSPDKSHRHKKYRHSRERESYHGSDRRYH; this comes from the exons ATGAA CCCTCTGACTAAGGTGAAGCTGATCAATGAACTGAATGAGCGAGAGGTTCAACTTGGAGTGGCAGAAAAGGTGTCTTGGCACTCGGAATACAAGCACAGCGCCTGGATCTTTGTTG GAGGGCTTCCTTATGAATTGACAGAAGGCGACATCATCTGTGTGTTCTCACA ATACGGGGAGATTGTCAACATTAATCTTGTGAGAGACAAGAAGACTGGGAAATCCAAAGGATTCTGTTTCCTGTGCTATGAAGACCAGAGGAGCACAGTTCTGGCTGTTGACAATTTCAATGGAATTAAG ATTAAAGGAAGAACTATCCGTGTGGACCATGTGTCAAACTACCGGGCTCCTCAGGAATCAGAAGATGTGGATGATGTGACTAGAGAGCTCCAAGAGAAGGGCTGTGGGGTTAAAACACCCCCATCAAGTCCTCCTGAAGTCTCTGAAGACGAAGATGCCAAGCTCacaaaaaagcacaaaaaag acaaaaaagagaaaaagaaaaggaagaaagagaaagagaagactgaACGCCAGGTCCAGGCAGAGCAGCCGTCCTGCTCCAGAAGCACGACAGTGAAGGAGAAGGATGAGCACGCTTCGAGGAAGCACAGCAGCAAGACTTCAGAGAGAGCACAGAAGTcagaacacagagagagcaagaagagtCACTCGGGCTCCCCTGATGGCAGGAGTTCCTACCATGCTAGGGCAGAGGACCCTGAGTGCAAGGCAAGGAAAGAGAAACCCAAGCATGAGCACAAGTCCGCCAGCAGGAGGGAGGCCgaggagaagagcagagagagggagagagggaggagctcAGGGACTCATTCCAGCAGGCACAGGGGGCATTCTGATGGGCGAAGCCATAGAAGTAGGAGTAGGAGTCCAGATAAGTCCCATAGGCACAAAAAGTACAGGCACTCTCGGGAGCGGGAGTCTTACCATGGCAGTGACCGGAGATATCACTGA